GCCGGTGCTGGGCGTGGACGACGCCACGTGCGTGCTGCTCGACCTCGCGCCCGCCGCCGGGTCGGCCGCCGACGCGCGCCGCCTCGCGGAGCGGCTCGGCGGGCTGCCGCTCGCTCTGACCGCGATCGGGAGGTACCTCGCCGTCGCGGGCGGGGGTCCGGACCTGCCGGGATTGCGGTTGCCGCGCACGTTCGCCGCCTTCCTCGACTCGCCGGAGGGCGTCGTCCCGGAACTGCTCGCGGCGTCCCCAGGCACGGCGCCGAGCCGCGAGATGCTGCACCGCACCTGGGACCTCTCGCTCGACCTGCTGGCGGATCGCGGGCTGCGGTCGGCGCGGGCCGTGCTGCGGCTGCTGTCGTGGTTCGCGCGGGAACCCGTGCCGCACTTCCTGCTCGACGCCGACGTCATCGCGGGCTTCGCCGCGTTCGAGGGCATCACAGCGGCCACCCTCGCGCACGTGCTGCGCGGTCTGGCGGACCTCGGCCTGCTCGACCCGACGGCCATCGAGAACCCGGCCCTCTTCGACGTGGCGAGTGGAGGGCCGGCGATCGTGTCCGGGGTGGCCCTGCACCCGGTCGTGCGGGACGTCGTGCGCAGCCAGGTCCGACTGGACGGCGAGGCCGAGCTGTACACCGAGTGCTGCGCGGCCCTGCTGGACGCGGCCGTGACCCGGATGGAGGGCGACGACTTCCACGCGATGCTGCACTGGCACGCGTTGTTCGCCCACGCGGACCTCCTGCCCGAGTGGACCAGCCTGCTCGGGCGCAGCCCCGACGGCACCCTCTTGGCACTGGCGCGGACGTCGTTCGACGTGGCGGAGCTGTGCCGGTTCTCGGGCAGCGACACCCTCGCGTTCGAGCTGTACTCGCACGCGCTGGCGACCCGGAGGCACGTCCTGGGACCGGACCACCCGGACGTGCTCGCCGCGCGGCTGGGCATCGCCCAGGTCTGGCTGGGCCAGGGGCGGTGGGCCGCGGCGCGCGAGGAGTGCGAAGCGGTGCGGAGCGCCGGGGCGCCGGTCCTGGGCGCCGATCACGAGGTGGTGGAGAAGGCCGCGAAGCTGCTCGGCCTCCTCGGGGACGTCGGGCCCAACCCGTAGGCTTGCCCGCGTGCAACGCTGGAGAGGGCTTGACGACCTGCCGGGCGGCTGGGGTCGGTGCGTGGTGACCATCGGCGTGTTCGACGGGGTGCACCGCGGCCACCAGGCGCTGATCGGGCGGGCGGTCGGGCTGGCAGCGGACAAGGCGGTGCCGAGCGTGCTCATCACGTTCGACCCGCACCCGTCGGAGGTGGTCCGGGCGGGCAGCCACCCGGCCCAGCTGACCAGCCTGCGCCGCCGGGCCGAGCTGGTCGAGGGCCTGGGCGTGGACGTGTTCTGCGTGCTCCCGTTCACCGCCGAGGTGGCGCGCACCCCGGCCGACGAGTTCGCGCACGAGGTGCTGGTGGACCGGCTGCACGTGGCGGCCGTGGTGGTCGGGGAGAACTTCACCTTCGGCCACCGGGCGGCGGGCAACGTGGACCTGCTGCGCGCACTGGGCAAGAGGTTCGGTTTCGTGACCGAGGGGGCGGATCTGGTGACCGACGACGGCGTGACGTACTCCTCCACCTACATCCGGGCGTGCATCGACGCGGGCGACGTGGCCGCCGCGGCGCAGGCGCTCGGCCGGCCGCACCGGCTGGAGGGCATCGTGGTGCGCGGTGACGGCCGGGGCAAGGAGCTGGGCTTCCCCACCGCCAACCTGTCCACCACGCGGTTCGCCGCGGTGCC
This genomic window from Saccharothrix sp. HUAS TT1 contains:
- a CDS encoding bifunctional riboflavin kinase/FAD synthetase, which codes for MQRWRGLDDLPGGWGRCVVTIGVFDGVHRGHQALIGRAVGLAADKAVPSVLITFDPHPSEVVRAGSHPAQLTSLRRRAELVEGLGVDVFCVLPFTAEVARTPADEFAHEVLVDRLHVAAVVVGENFTFGHRAAGNVDLLRALGKRFGFVTEGADLVTDDGVTYSSTYIRACIDAGDVAAAAQALGRPHRLEGIVVRGDGRGKELGFPTANLSTTRFAAVPADGVYACWFVHGSGRRLKAAVSVGTNPTFSGRERRVEAFVLDVDEDFYGQRVALDFVDRLRDMEKFDGVEALLEQMHRDVATTRDLLAASEDA
- a CDS encoding tetratricopeptide repeat protein; the protein is MITTPGQSADGSGASRINQAGRDLYVGVEGRAFEPGLVSVAPPLGRLGHGVFGRDDLVAEVSDRVGGGVGVLHGAGGRGKTTVALCVSREVDAQVWWVDASTGTSLVEGLREVASRAGSAHEDVARAWSGQASAPDLLWRSLHALRRRWLLIVDNADDVQLLAAAGHRVGDGTGWVREPGPHGGVLVTTRDHDTHVWGRMAAHVAVPVLGVDDATCVLLDLAPAAGSAADARRLAERLGGLPLALTAIGRYLAVAGGGPDLPGLRLPRTFAAFLDSPEGVVPELLAASPGTAPSREMLHRTWDLSLDLLADRGLRSARAVLRLLSWFAREPVPHFLLDADVIAGFAAFEGITAATLAHVLRGLADLGLLDPTAIENPALFDVASGGPAIVSGVALHPVVRDVVRSQVRLDGEAELYTECCAALLDAAVTRMEGDDFHAMLHWHALFAHADLLPEWTSLLGRSPDGTLLALARTSFDVAELCRFSGSDTLAFELYSHALATRRHVLGPDHPDVLAARLGIAQVWLGQGRWAAAREECEAVRSAGAPVLGADHEVVEKAAKLLGLLGDVGPNP